One region of Sardina pilchardus chromosome 18, fSarPil1.1, whole genome shotgun sequence genomic DNA includes:
- the oprm1 gene encoding mu-type opioid receptor, with the protein MYVIIRYTKMKTATNIYIFNLALADALVTSTLPFQSVNYLMGTWPFGTILCKIIMSIDYYNMFTSIFTLTTMSVDRYIAVCHPVKALDFRTPRNAKIVNVYIWILSSAIGIPVMVLAATVTDDRRYNTPNPITDCNLQFPHPSWYWEILVKICVFIFAFVMPVLIITVCYGLMILRLKSVRMLSGSKEKDRNLRRITRMVLVVVAVFIICWTPIHIFVIIIALVAVPPSLLQTVTWHFCIALGYTNSCLNPVLYAFLDENFKRCFREFCIPTPSVLDLQNSSRNTRNPPGGRDGQSTGQTVVRSNQQV; encoded by the exons ATACACCAAGATGAAAACGGCCACCAACATCTACATATTTAACTTGGCGCTGGCAGATGCACTGGTCACAAGTACGCTGCCTTTCCAGAGCGTCAACTATCTGATGGGCACCTGGCCTTTCGGGACCATTCTGTGCAAGATCATCATGTCCATTGACTACTACAACATGTTCACCAGCATCTTCACCCTCACCACCATGAGTGTCGACCGCTACATTGCCGTGTGCCACCCAGTCAAGGCCTTGGATTTCAGGACGCCGCGCAACGCCAAGATTGTCAACGTGTACATCTGGATCTTGTCCTCTGCCATCGGGATCCCGGTCATGGTCTTAGCCGCCACCGTCACTGACGACAGGAGGTACAATA CTCCTAATCCCATCACCGACTGCAACCTTCAGTTCCCCCACCCGTCCTGGTACTGGGAGATCCTGGTGAAGATCTGCGTCTTCATCTTCGCCTTCGTCATGCCCGTCCTCATCATCACCGTGTGCTACGGCCTGATGATCCTGCGGCTGAAGAGCGTGCGCATGCTGTCGGGCTCCAAGGAGAAGGATCGCAACCTGCGGCGCATCACGCGCATGgtcctggtggtggtggccgtCTTCATCATCTGCTGGACGCCCATCCACatcttcgtcatcatcatcgCGCTGGTGGCCGTGCCGCCGTCGCTGCTCCAGACGGTCACCTGGCACTTCTGCATCGCGCTGGGCTACACCAACAGCTGCCTCAACCCCGTGCTCTACGCCTTCCTGGACGAGAACTTCAAGCGCTGCTTCCGCGAGTTCTGCATCCCCACGCCGTCCGTGCTGGACCTGCAGAACTCGTCGCGGAACACGCGGAACCCGCCCGGGGGCCGCGACGGCCAGTCCACGGGCCAGACGGTGGTCCGGTCCAACCAGCAGGTATGA
- the sf3b5 gene encoding splicing factor 3B subunit 5, producing MTDRYNIHSQLEHLQSKYIGTGHADTTKWEWLVNQHRDSYCSYMGHFDLLNYFSIAENESKARVRFNLMEKMLQPCGPPADKPDDA from the coding sequence ATGACTGATCGCTACAATATCCACAGCCAGCTTGAGCACTTGCAGTCCAAATACATTGGCACAGGCCATGCCGACACCACCAAGTGGGAATGGCTGGTGAACCAGCATCGGGACTCCTACTGCTCTTACATGGGACACTTTGATCTACTCAACTACTTCTCCATCGCCGAAAACGAGAGCAAGGCTCGGGTGCGCTTCAACCTGATGGAGAAGATGCTGCAGCCTTGTGGGCCTCCTGCTGACAAACCCGATGACGCTTAg